From one Syntrophales bacterium genomic stretch:
- a CDS encoding methionine adenosyltransferase domain-containing protein: MQISSESIKIGHPDIVADVIAAGIIADILDKESELGLTLETMPHCGLEVFLGKGMCLVGGEIRSRVSVDIDTITRRSVLSLGYNHAAVGLNGHLMGVLNAIIPQSPDICRGTDPALNVNSEIGAGDQGIMYGFACDETAELLPLPYVLVSRLMRAFEECGNPVFAPDGKGQVSVRYDRGTGKPGKLAKVLMSNAVDYRFVNGTKEKVKEDARRITFDCLSDYVGEDTEFLFNPTGEWQAVNSCSAADSGVTGRKLVVQFYGGYPGAQLGGGAVVNKTPEKVDCSAAFGARYVAKNIVAAGLATRCSTQLAYAIGIARPFSIYVDTFGTGEISDEKLTQIVKEVFDLTPAGMIRQFDLLKGDIYRKLPRTLFMDDYRWEKTDRIEELRSAAGRWRSSMPRNDGI; encoded by the coding sequence ATGCAGATATCTTCGGAGAGCATCAAGATCGGCCATCCCGATATCGTCGCCGACGTTATTGCGGCCGGCATAATCGCGGACATTCTCGACAAGGAGTCGGAGCTGGGCCTGACTCTTGAAACCATGCCTCATTGCGGCCTCGAGGTATTCCTCGGTAAAGGTATGTGCCTCGTGGGAGGAGAGATCCGGTCACGGGTTTCCGTCGACATAGACACCATTACCCGCCGGTCCGTCCTGTCCCTGGGCTATAATCACGCGGCCGTGGGGCTGAACGGCCATCTCATGGGTGTGTTGAATGCCATTATTCCACAGTCACCGGACATCTGCCGGGGGACTGACCCTGCCTTGAACGTGAACAGTGAGATCGGTGCCGGTGACCAGGGAATTATGTACGGATTTGCCTGTGATGAAACAGCCGAACTGCTGCCCCTTCCCTATGTCCTTGTCAGCAGGCTGATGAGAGCCTTTGAGGAGTGTGGGAACCCCGTTTTCGCGCCCGACGGCAAGGGGCAGGTATCGGTACGGTATGACAGGGGAACGGGAAAGCCCGGCAAGCTTGCCAAGGTACTCATGTCGAATGCGGTGGACTACCGTTTCGTCAACGGAACAAAAGAGAAGGTGAAAGAGGACGCCCGGCGGATAACCTTTGATTGCCTGAGTGATTACGTGGGCGAAGACACGGAGTTTCTTTTCAATCCCACCGGAGAGTGGCAGGCCGTCAATTCCTGCAGTGCCGCCGATTCGGGTGTGACGGGACGGAAACTGGTAGTCCAGTTTTACGGAGGCTATCCCGGAGCCCAGTTGGGCGGCGGAGCCGTGGTGAACAAAACACCGGAAAAAGTCGACTGTTCGGCAGCGTTCGGTGCCCGCTACGTGGCGAAAAACATCGTGGCCGCGGGACTTGCCACGCGCTGTTCGACGCAGCTTGCCTACGCCATCGGCATCGCCAGGCCCTTTTCTATCTATGTGGATACCTTTGGCACGGGGGAAATTTCTGACGAAAAACTGACACAGATCGTCAAGGAAGTCTTCGATCTCACGCCGGCGGGGATGATCCGGCAGTTTGATCTTTTAAAGGGCGACATCTACCGAAAACTTCCCCGAACGCTCTTCATGGACGATTATCGATGGGAGAAAACAGACAGAATCGAAGAACTCCGGAGTGCCGCGGGGAGGTGGCGGAGTTCCATGCCCCGGAATGACGGAATTTAA